A window of Candidatus Nealsonbacteria bacterium CG07_land_8_20_14_0_80_39_13 contains these coding sequences:
- a CDS encoding CDP-paratose 2-epimerase: MNKKILITGGAGFIGTNATAYYLEKGLKVIVYDNLSRKGVVQNLSWLKKLKEAKKNLVFVKGDLRNEKTLEKTFKKYRPGLVLHLAAQVAMTTSVEDPRYDFEVNALGTFNVLEAIRKFTPQASAIYSSTNKVFGETAGVEVVEGEKRYSYKDIKGISETFPLDFHGPYGCSKGAGDQYFRDYARIFGLKTVVLRQSGIYGPHQFGIVDQGWLAWICNSLVFNRPMTIFGNGKQVRDVLFVEDVLKGYDVVFENIEKTKGQIYNIGGGPDFTLSIWELFEIVEKISLKKIRYGFDKWRPGDQKVYISDISKIKKDTGWKPTVSPEDGVRKLYSWIMENKKSIKEADVFAR; this comes from the coding sequence ATGAATAAAAAAATTCTGATAACCGGCGGAGCCGGATTTATAGGGACAAACGCAACAGCTTATTATCTTGAAAAAGGGCTGAAAGTCATCGTCTACGACAATCTTTCAAGAAAAGGAGTTGTTCAAAATTTAAGCTGGCTGAAAAAATTAAAGGAAGCCAAAAAGAACCTCGTTTTCGTGAAAGGAGATTTGAGAAATGAAAAAACTCTGGAAAAAACTTTTAAAAAATACAGGCCGGGTCTCGTTCTGCATCTGGCCGCCCAAGTTGCCATGACCACTTCAGTGGAAGACCCGCGCTATGATTTTGAAGTCAATGCTTTGGGAACATTCAATGTCCTTGAAGCCATAAGAAAATTTACCCCGCAGGCAAGCGCGATTTACTCTTCAACGAATAAGGTTTTTGGCGAAACAGCCGGCGTAGAAGTGGTTGAAGGAGAAAAGAGATACTCATATAAAGACATAAAGGGAATTTCCGAAACCTTTCCTCTGGATTTTCATGGTCCCTACGGCTGTTCAAAAGGAGCCGGAGATCAATATTTTAGAGATTACGCAAGAATATTCGGGTTAAAAACTGTTGTTCTTAGGCAATCCGGAATATACGGCCCGCACCAATTCGGAATAGTTGACCAGGGGTGGCTGGCTTGGATATGCAATAGCCTTGTTTTTAACAGGCCGATGACTATTTTCGGAAACGGAAAACAAGTAAGAGACGTCCTTTTCGTTGAAGATGTTCTTAAGGGCTATGACGTCGTCTTTGAAAATATTGAAAAAACCAAAGGGCAGATATATAACATCGGAGGCGGTCCTGATTTTACCCTTTCCATTTGGGAACTTTTTGAAATAGTGGAAAAAATTTCTCTTAAAAAAATCAGGTATGGCTTTGACAAGTGGAGGCCGGGAGACCAAAAGGTTTACATTTCCGATATATCTAAAATTAAAAAAGACACCGGCTGGAAACCAACAGTCTCCCCTGAAGATGGCGTCCGCAAATTATATTCATGGATAATGGAAAATAAAAAAAGCATTAAAGAGGCTGATGTTTTCGCCAGATAG